In Melospiza melodia melodia isolate bMelMel2 chromosome 20, bMelMel2.pri, whole genome shotgun sequence, a single genomic region encodes these proteins:
- the PRR14L gene encoding protein PRR14L isoform X2, with protein MLPHSPVQSMGALQPAGHAIHLETSFPPPSPKPHTLPEPLPSPPRLSASELHIPALDEADASVPACLRSQDDTELKKTEPEKRPKKVSQIRIRKTVPKPDPNLTPMGLPKPKRLKKKEFSLEEIYTNKNYKSPPPARSLETIFEEPKEKNGHLISVSQQKRKRILEFQDFTLPRKRKTRGKVKAVGSFTRAKRAALQSAELDVLLSQKLMDLEAFFAEEVEQEQASSI; from the exons atgttacCACACTCACCTGTGCAGAGTATGGGAGCACTGCAGCCTGCAGGCCATGCAATACA TCTGGAAACTTCATTCCCTCCTCCATCCCCAAAGCCTCACACACTTCCAGAGCCATTGCCATCTCCCCCCAGGCTTTCAGCATCTGAGCTCCACATCCCTGCCCTTGATGAAGCAGATGCTTCTGTTCCAGCCTGTCTGAGATCCCAAGATGACACAGAACTGAAAAAA ACTGAGCCAGAAAAGAGGCcaaagaaagtctcacagatccGAATCAGGAAAACTGTTCCTAAGCCAGACCCTAACCTGACTCCAATGGGACTGCCCAAACCAAAAAG GCTTAAGAAGAAAGAATTTAGTTTAGAAGAAATTTACACAAACAAGAACTACAAGTCCCCTCCTCCTGCCAG GAGCTTGGAAACAATCTTTGAGGAGCCCAAGGAGAAGAATGGACACTTGATCTCTGTCAGCCAGCAAAAGAGAAAGCGGATTCTGGAGTTTCAGGACTTTACCCTTCCCCGGAAAAGGAAGACACGAGGCAAAGTGAAAGCAGTGGGGAGTTTCACCCGAGCAAAAAGAGCTGCGCTGCAGAGTGCAGAGTTAGATGTTCTTCTGAGTCAGAAGCTAATGGACCTTGAAGCCTTTTTTGCAGAGGAGGTTGAGCAGGAGCAGGCCTCCAGCATCTGA
- the LOC134427506 gene encoding melanotransferrin-like isoform X1: MMKTLILIVLITSLLASGKKFRWCTLSDLEQRKCAELSKVLTAVLPLTPASSFTRISCIRAHNTYDCIDKIRANKADAASLDAGDVYSAVKLYGLAVVAKEIYDQGNCVFAVAIAKRGTLDVQRLRGVRSCHNGARWTSGWNIPLGFLLARNYLSWDESQPLSQAISEYFNASCIPGVGVAAPQLCDLCQGQKSYVRDRNHFCETSSNEPFYDSEGAFRCLKDGVADVAFLDHLRIMSATESEKEEYELLCPDGSTAELTEYSTCNLGKGPGRGIVTRSNFQKITNKFLSMIQRLFGQKGKERARFELFSSAPFGGKNLLFRDATQHLQLLEEQLELAYVLGLDYVALLKGLGHEGSSLENSVVRWCCISDAELSKCEEWALNIKSDPLVCVQATSMTKCIEMIKSSEADAVTLDATHVYIAGRCGLVPVAAECYGGDCAPAAETMEKTGKLIHLKHKALPPVYAVALAKKSAKQIHIHNLRGRRSCHSHLYSPAGWLLLSRHTVRAQQNDTEDCDIASAYQSYFWKGCMPGADGNLCKVCIGDGDVEGARVSSRCAASHNERYYGNMGALRCLVGNPSGRSFGDVAFLEHSNLLQNIEDLGSSGWARGYSPLDFELLCPDGTRAAVTEWAGCNLGPVPPSTVMTRPVTVTKISDFLLKSQESLGSKLDSEFQLFQSWKYGESDLLFKDTTQYLVHASHLSYQEILGESFVQLAESVFNCTPAGILDFCKQDICASSSN; encoded by the exons ATGATGAAGACACTGATTTTAATTGTCCTAATCACCTCTTTGCTGGCTTCAG GGAAAAAATTTCGATGGTGCACCCTGTCTGACCTGGAACAAAGAAAGTGTGCTGAGCTCTCCAAAGTGCTGACAGCTGTGCTGCCCCTCACTCCTGCCAGTTCCTTTACCAGGATTTCTTGCATCAGAGCCCACAATACATATGACTGCATTGATAAAATCAGG GCAAATAAAGCAGATGCTGCCTCCTTGGATGCTGGAGATGTTTACTCTGCTGTAAAGCTGTACGGTTTGGCAGTGGTGGCAAAAGAGATCTATGATCAAG GAAATTGTGTGTTTGCTGTGGCCATTGCCAAACGAGGAACTCTGGATGTCCAGAGGCTGCGAGGTGTGCGCAGCTGTCACAACGGGGCCAGGTGGACATCAGGCTGGAATATTCCCCTTGGCTTTCTCCTGGCAAGAAATTATCTTTCCTGGGATGAGTCCCAGCCTCTGAGCCAAG CAATTAGTGAGTATTTCAATGCAAGCTGCATCCCTGGGGTTGGTGTTGCTGCTCCCCAGTTGTGTGATCTCTGCCAAGGACAAAAATCCTATGTCAGAGACAGGAACCACTTCTGTGAGACAAGCAGTAATGAACCCTTCTATGACTCTGAGGGAGCCTTCAG GTGCTTGAAGGATGGAGTGGCAGATGTTGCCTTTTTAGATCATCTAAGAATTATGAGTGCCACAG AGTCAGAAAAAGAGGAATATGAACTCCTGTGTCCTGATGGATCCACAGCTGAGCTGACTGAATACAGCACCTGTAACCTGGGCAAGGGGCCTGGCCGTGGCATCGTCACCCGCAGCAACTTCCAGAAGATCACTAACAAATTTCTGAGCATGATCCAA CGCCTCTTTgggcagaaaggaaaggaaagagccCGATTTGAACTCTTcagttcagcaccctttggggGAAAGAACCTGCTGTTCCGAGATGCCACTCAGCACCTGCAGCttctggaggagcagctggagcttgcCTATGTCCTTGGTCTGGATTATGTGGCTCTCCTTAAGGGACTTGGCCATGAAG GCAGCTCCTTGGAGAACAGCGTCGTGCGCTGGTGCTGCATCAGtgatgctgagctgagcaaatgTGAGGAGTGGGCACTGAACATCAAATCCGACCCCTTAGTCTGTGTCCAGGCAACTTCCATGACCAAATGCATTGAAATGATCAAG AGTAGTGAGGCTGATGCTGTCACCCTGGATGCAACACATGTGTACATTGCAGGGAGATGTGGACTGGTGCCTGTAGCTGCAGAATGCTATG GAGGAGATTGTGCCCCAGCAGCTGAGACCATGGAGAAAACAGGGAAACTAATTCATCTTAAGCACAAAG CACTACCACCAGTTTATGCTGTTGCCCTAGCTAAGAAAAGTGCCAAACAGATTCACATCCATAACCTGAGGGGAAGGAGATCCTGCCACAGTCACCTGTACAGTCCTGCAGGATGGTTACTTCTGTCCAGACACACAGTGCGAGCTCAGCAGAATGATACTGAGGACTGTGATATTGCCTCTG CTTATCAGAGTTACTTTTGGAAGGGCTGCATGCCAGGAGCAGATGGAAACCTGTGCAAGGTGTGCATTGGAGATGGGGATGTGGAAGGAGCTCGAGTGTCCAGCAGATGTGCTGCAAGCCACAACGAACGTTACTATGGCAATATGGGAGCACTCAG GTGCCTAGTTGGCAATCCCAGTGGAAGAAGCTTTGGAGATGTAGCTTTCCTGGaacactcaaacctgctccagaaCATAGAGG ATCtgggcagctctggctgggctAGAGGTTATTCCCCCCTTGACTTTGAGCTCCTGTGCCCGGACGGAACGCGCGCCGCAGTCACAGAATGGGCTGGCTGTAACCTGGGCCCCGTTCCCCCCAGCACAGTCATGACCCGACCAGTCACTGTCACTAAAATCTCTGACTTCCTGCTGAAATCTCAG GAATCTCTGGGAAGCAAATTGGATTCTGAATTCCAGCTCTTTCAGTCCTGGAAGTATGGTGAAAGTGATCTGCTTTTCAAGGACACCACTCAGTACCTTGTTCATGCAAGTCACCTGAGCTATCAGGAGATCCTTGGGGAGTCTTTTGTTCAGCTGGCAGAATCAGTGTTTAATTGCACACCTGCAG GCATCTTGGACTTCTGCAAACAGGATATCTGTGCATCCTCATCCAACTGA
- the LOC134427506 gene encoding melanotransferrin-like isoform X2 yields MMKTLILIVLITSLLASGKKFRWCTLSDLEQRKCAELSKVLTAVLPLTPASSFTRISCIRAHNTYDCIDKIRANKADAASLDAGDVYSAVKLYGLAVVAKEIYDQGNCVFAVAIAKRGTLDVQRLRGVRSCHNGARWTSGWNIPLGFLLARNYLSWDESQPLSQAISEYFNASCIPGVGVAAPQLCDLCQGQKSYVRDRNHFCETSSNEPFYDSEGAFRCLKDGVADVAFLDHLRIMSATESEKEEYELLCPDGSTAELTEYSTCNLGKGPGRGIVTRSNFQKITNKFLSMIQRLFGQKGKERARFELFSSAPFGGKNLLFRDATQHLQLLEEQLELAYVLGLDYVALLKGLGHEGSSLENSVVRWCCISDAELSKCEEWALNIKSDPLVCVQATSMTKCIEMIKSSEADAVTLDATHVYIAGRCGLVPVAAECYGGDCAPAAETMEKTGKLIHLKHKALPPVYAVALAKKSAKQIHIHNLRGRRSCHSHLYSPAGWLLLSRHTVRAQQNDTEDCDIASAYQSYFWKGCMPGADGNLCKVCIGDGDVEGARVSSRCAASHNERYYGNMGALRCLVGNPSGRSFGDVAFLEHSNLLQNIEDLGSSGWARGYSPLDFELLCPDGTRAAVTEWAGCNLGPVPPSTVMTRPVTVTKISDFLLKSQV; encoded by the exons ATGATGAAGACACTGATTTTAATTGTCCTAATCACCTCTTTGCTGGCTTCAG GGAAAAAATTTCGATGGTGCACCCTGTCTGACCTGGAACAAAGAAAGTGTGCTGAGCTCTCCAAAGTGCTGACAGCTGTGCTGCCCCTCACTCCTGCCAGTTCCTTTACCAGGATTTCTTGCATCAGAGCCCACAATACATATGACTGCATTGATAAAATCAGG GCAAATAAAGCAGATGCTGCCTCCTTGGATGCTGGAGATGTTTACTCTGCTGTAAAGCTGTACGGTTTGGCAGTGGTGGCAAAAGAGATCTATGATCAAG GAAATTGTGTGTTTGCTGTGGCCATTGCCAAACGAGGAACTCTGGATGTCCAGAGGCTGCGAGGTGTGCGCAGCTGTCACAACGGGGCCAGGTGGACATCAGGCTGGAATATTCCCCTTGGCTTTCTCCTGGCAAGAAATTATCTTTCCTGGGATGAGTCCCAGCCTCTGAGCCAAG CAATTAGTGAGTATTTCAATGCAAGCTGCATCCCTGGGGTTGGTGTTGCTGCTCCCCAGTTGTGTGATCTCTGCCAAGGACAAAAATCCTATGTCAGAGACAGGAACCACTTCTGTGAGACAAGCAGTAATGAACCCTTCTATGACTCTGAGGGAGCCTTCAG GTGCTTGAAGGATGGAGTGGCAGATGTTGCCTTTTTAGATCATCTAAGAATTATGAGTGCCACAG AGTCAGAAAAAGAGGAATATGAACTCCTGTGTCCTGATGGATCCACAGCTGAGCTGACTGAATACAGCACCTGTAACCTGGGCAAGGGGCCTGGCCGTGGCATCGTCACCCGCAGCAACTTCCAGAAGATCACTAACAAATTTCTGAGCATGATCCAA CGCCTCTTTgggcagaaaggaaaggaaagagccCGATTTGAACTCTTcagttcagcaccctttggggGAAAGAACCTGCTGTTCCGAGATGCCACTCAGCACCTGCAGCttctggaggagcagctggagcttgcCTATGTCCTTGGTCTGGATTATGTGGCTCTCCTTAAGGGACTTGGCCATGAAG GCAGCTCCTTGGAGAACAGCGTCGTGCGCTGGTGCTGCATCAGtgatgctgagctgagcaaatgTGAGGAGTGGGCACTGAACATCAAATCCGACCCCTTAGTCTGTGTCCAGGCAACTTCCATGACCAAATGCATTGAAATGATCAAG AGTAGTGAGGCTGATGCTGTCACCCTGGATGCAACACATGTGTACATTGCAGGGAGATGTGGACTGGTGCCTGTAGCTGCAGAATGCTATG GAGGAGATTGTGCCCCAGCAGCTGAGACCATGGAGAAAACAGGGAAACTAATTCATCTTAAGCACAAAG CACTACCACCAGTTTATGCTGTTGCCCTAGCTAAGAAAAGTGCCAAACAGATTCACATCCATAACCTGAGGGGAAGGAGATCCTGCCACAGTCACCTGTACAGTCCTGCAGGATGGTTACTTCTGTCCAGACACACAGTGCGAGCTCAGCAGAATGATACTGAGGACTGTGATATTGCCTCTG CTTATCAGAGTTACTTTTGGAAGGGCTGCATGCCAGGAGCAGATGGAAACCTGTGCAAGGTGTGCATTGGAGATGGGGATGTGGAAGGAGCTCGAGTGTCCAGCAGATGTGCTGCAAGCCACAACGAACGTTACTATGGCAATATGGGAGCACTCAG GTGCCTAGTTGGCAATCCCAGTGGAAGAAGCTTTGGAGATGTAGCTTTCCTGGaacactcaaacctgctccagaaCATAGAGG ATCtgggcagctctggctgggctAGAGGTTATTCCCCCCTTGACTTTGAGCTCCTGTGCCCGGACGGAACGCGCGCCGCAGTCACAGAATGGGCTGGCTGTAACCTGGGCCCCGTTCCCCCCAGCACAGTCATGACCCGACCAGTCACTGTCACTAAAATCTCTGACTTCCTGCTGAAATCTCAGGTGTGA